The Crocosphaera subtropica ATCC 51142 genome includes a window with the following:
- a CDS encoding PEP-CTERM sorting domain-containing protein (PEP-CTERM proteins occur, often in large numbers, in the proteomes of bacteria that also encode an exosortase, a predicted intramembrane cysteine proteinase. The presence of a PEP-CTERM domain at a protein's C-terminus predicts cleavage within the sorting domain, followed by covalent anchoring to some some component of the (usually Gram-negative) cell surface. Many PEP-CTERM proteins exhibit an unusual sequence composition that includes large numbers of potential glycosylation sites. Expression of one such protein has been shown restore the ability of a bacterium to form floc, a type of biofilm.): MINKQLGIIGAISVGFITGTTLPAYTANLNYFYDPSNSVANNALNLTDNILNVINYYEGLQGDFSSEAEMIVRDTFVNLSNYMGTDGLDNAIAAGFRPFTPIFKGHGVHYVKPLNILDPAKATEPIGLNFDEHGNLVAAFYFQEQHVINGPGTGFYSTLEDIEPNELITHYQNFKEDYNTSAPDIFDDFGNLAAWHTHNDVKIDNIGSLDSEEVVFGQDLSDQEWVHALLTGLGDDDIDLAIYEQEQSDPSDPSQYPFYNTLMTPGFHMIHIWLGAENQDGLFAGTHDDVAPNAVDEHGGHGGHGGHGNGGIPSEPQDPVSVPEPSVLGMLATSGLLGLVSALKRRFNKAK; this comes from the coding sequence ATGATCAATAAACAGCTTGGAATTATCGGTGCGATCTCTGTCGGGTTTATTACGGGAACTACCTTACCCGCTTATACTGCTAATTTGAACTATTTTTACGATCCCTCTAATAGTGTTGCCAATAATGCGCTGAACTTAACTGATAATATCCTGAATGTCATCAATTATTACGAAGGACTACAGGGTGATTTTTCGTCAGAAGCAGAAATGATTGTTAGGGATACATTTGTTAATCTCTCGAACTATATGGGAACAGATGGACTTGATAACGCTATAGCAGCAGGTTTTCGTCCTTTTACCCCTATATTTAAAGGACACGGCGTTCATTATGTTAAACCATTGAATATTCTTGATCCTGCTAAGGCCACTGAACCTATCGGTTTAAATTTTGATGAACACGGAAATTTAGTAGCAGCATTTTATTTTCAGGAACAGCACGTCATCAATGGACCAGGGACAGGTTTCTACAGCACGCTTGAAGACATTGAACCCAATGAACTTATCACCCACTATCAAAACTTTAAAGAGGATTATAATACCTCTGCGCCAGATATTTTTGACGATTTTGGTAATTTAGCAGCTTGGCACACTCATAATGATGTAAAAATTGATAATATCGGGTCTTTAGATTCAGAAGAGGTAGTTTTTGGCCAAGATTTATCAGACCAAGAATGGGTACACGCACTCTTGACTGGACTAGGTGATGATGACATTGATCTTGCTATCTACGAACAAGAACAATCTGATCCCTCTGATCCGTCTCAATACCCTTTTTATAATACTCTGATGACTCCTGGCTTTCATATGATTCATATCTGGTTAGGAGCAGAAAATCAGGATGGTTTATTTGCAGGGACTCACGATGATGTTGCACCGAATGCGGTGGACGAACATGGGGGTCACGGGGGTCATGGTGGACATGGAAATGGCGGTATTCCCTCCGAACCGCAAGACCCTGTCAGTGTTCCTGAACCCTCTGTTTTAGGGATGTTAGCCACCAGTGGATTGTTGGGTTTGGTATCAGCTTTAAAACGTCGCTTCAACAAAGCTAAATAA
- a CDS encoding glycosyltransferase, whose translation MKIAYLINQYPKISHSFIRREILALEALGVPITRFSIRACQEPLIDKADKEELAKTNIILDVGIIGLLISFLKVAITRPKRWLEALQLTIKIGLNSDRGLILNLAYLAEACVLVERFSYLEISHFHAHFGTNSTTVLLLNNVLSGVSYSFTVHGPEEFDKVEAIALPEKIKRAAFVVAISSYGKSQLYRWCEFKDWDKIKIVHCGVDDAFLSFSYQPMPEKPCFVSLGRLSEQKGQYLLIEAASKLVGEGYDFKLILVGDGELRQPIEESINRFNLEDTVEITGWATQAQVQKYILQSQVMVLPSFAEGLPVVIMESLALGRPVISTYIAGIPELVIPGESGWLVPAGSVEALVSTMKTVLDTPISELKNMGKIGIKLVKENHNVTQEAQKLKLLFESIH comes from the coding sequence ATGAAAATTGCCTATTTAATTAATCAGTATCCAAAAATTAGTCATAGTTTCATTCGGCGAGAGATCCTAGCGTTAGAAGCACTAGGAGTTCCGATTACACGATTTTCAATCCGTGCTTGTCAAGAACCATTAATTGATAAGGCTGATAAAGAGGAATTAGCCAAAACTAATATCATTTTAGATGTAGGAATTATTGGTTTATTAATTAGTTTTCTCAAAGTAGCTATCACTCGACCCAAGCGTTGGTTAGAAGCATTACAATTAACGATTAAAATAGGTTTAAATTCTGATAGAGGATTAATATTGAATTTAGCCTATTTAGCAGAAGCTTGTGTTTTAGTAGAGCGATTTTCTTATTTAGAAATTAGCCATTTTCATGCTCATTTTGGAACTAATTCTACCACCGTTTTGTTACTCAATAATGTGTTAAGCGGTGTATCCTATAGTTTTACGGTTCATGGACCAGAGGAGTTTGATAAAGTTGAGGCGATCGCTTTACCTGAAAAAATAAAAAGGGCTGCTTTTGTGGTTGCCATTAGTTCCTATGGAAAAAGTCAACTTTATCGCTGGTGTGAGTTTAAAGACTGGGATAAAATAAAAATTGTTCATTGCGGGGTTGATGATGCTTTTTTATCTTTTTCTTATCAACCTATGCCTGAAAAACCCTGTTTTGTTTCTCTGGGTCGTTTAAGTGAACAAAAAGGTCAATATTTATTAATAGAAGCAGCTAGTAAGTTAGTTGGTGAAGGCTATGATTTCAAATTAATTTTAGTGGGTGATGGAGAATTAAGACAACCGATTGAAGAATCGATAAACCGTTTCAATTTAGAGGATACAGTAGAGATTACAGGATGGGCAACTCAAGCACAAGTCCAAAAATATATCTTACAATCACAAGTTATGGTGTTACCTAGTTTTGCTGAAGGTTTACCGGTTGTTATTATGGAAAGTCTGGCCTTAGGTCGTCCTGTTATTAGCACTTATATTGCTGGAATTCCTGAATTAGTTATTCCTGGAGAATCAGGTTGGTTGGTTCCTGCTGGTTCCGTTGAAGCCTTAGTTAGCACCATGAAAACTGTTTTAGATACTCCTATTTCTGAATTAAAAAATATGGGTAAAATTGGCATTAAACTGGTAAAAGAAAACCATAATGTCACCCAAGAAGCACAAAAACTGAAATTATTATTTGAGTCTATTCATTAA
- a CDS encoding adenylate/guanylate cyclase domain-containing protein, which yields MDNLANTPHLLLDIAKGKRYFPLVGKNYWTIGRGKDNDFSIGDHCISRNHAILQSTETGDFLLIDLGSRNGTFVNDRRVGIPVTLKSGDKVTFGKTNVAFHSPPRDRSGITHPDFVDHDTMVLHERRLTSVMVVDMRNFTTLTRQLDEEILSSLIGNWFRQAGEIIRNAGSWVDKYIGDAVMAIWFHGENEVTQADVMQVFQAVRDLNQMTKQLSQEYPVPFELKIGAGINTGYSMVGNTGSGDHPDYTAIGDTVNAAFRLESATKELGLDVAIGEETYLYSVEFQNIDKLFCQYIVNLKGYEQPTVTYGITFQDLENLLNMNQSWFA from the coding sequence GTGGATAATCTCGCCAATACTCCCCATCTGCTGTTAGACATTGCTAAAGGTAAACGTTATTTTCCTTTGGTGGGTAAGAACTATTGGACGATTGGTCGAGGAAAAGACAACGATTTTTCTATTGGAGATCACTGTATTTCCCGTAACCATGCTATTTTGCAATCCACTGAAACGGGGGATTTTTTACTGATCGATCTAGGGAGTCGTAACGGAACCTTTGTCAATGATCGTCGTGTGGGTATTCCTGTCACCCTGAAAAGTGGGGATAAAGTTACCTTTGGCAAAACCAATGTTGCTTTTCATAGTCCTCCAAGAGATCGTAGCGGTATCACTCATCCAGACTTCGTTGATCACGATACTATGGTTTTGCATGAACGTCGCTTAACCTCTGTAATGGTGGTAGATATGAGGAACTTTACCACCTTAACACGACAATTAGACGAAGAAATCTTATCCTCTTTAATTGGGAATTGGTTTCGTCAGGCAGGGGAAATTATTCGTAACGCAGGGAGTTGGGTCGATAAATACATTGGTGATGCAGTAATGGCCATTTGGTTTCACGGAGAAAATGAAGTCACCCAAGCTGACGTGATGCAAGTTTTCCAAGCCGTACGGGATCTTAACCAGATGACCAAACAGCTAAGTCAAGAATATCCAGTTCCCTTTGAATTAAAAATTGGGGCAGGAATTAATACTGGCTATTCAATGGTAGGTAATACAGGCAGTGGAGATCATCCTGACTATACTGCCATTGGAGACACCGTTAACGCAGCATTTCGCTTAGAGTCGGCTACTAAGGAGTTAGGGTTAGATGTAGCCATTGGAGAGGAAACCTATCTCTATTCTGTAGAGTTCCAAAACATAGACAAATTGTTTTGTCAGTACATCGTTAATCTTAAGGGTTATGAACAACCTACGGTTACTTATGGTATTACTTTTCAAGACTTAGAAAATCTATTAAATATGAATCAATCTTGGTTTGCCTAA
- a CDS encoding DUF3493 domain-containing protein: MEKPPKKSRQSRPQLDPEKYASLKAEAEAPYKGLRKFFYIAFGASGFIGAVVFLAKLAAGKEVASTLPNFALQVGVVALMIFLFRLESK, from the coding sequence ATGGAGAAACCACCTAAAAAGTCTCGTCAGTCTCGTCCTCAACTTGATCCTGAAAAATATGCGTCTTTAAAAGCAGAAGCGGAAGCCCCTTACAAGGGTTTGAGAAAATTTTTTTATATTGCCTTTGGTGCCTCTGGTTTTATTGGGGCTGTGGTATTTTTAGCTAAATTAGCTGCAGGAAAAGAAGTTGCTTCTACTTTACCGAATTTTGCTTTACAAGTAGGCGTTGTTGCACTCATGATCTTTTTGTTTCGCTTAGAAAGTAAGTAA
- a CDS encoding GTPase produces MFELINGNAQKLDYSFLLLTHLMCADQQIHNKEWQYLKQVENTLMVSVFTKEEQDKIITQDETMLSVETVAQKIAKTEYDSLIKQLVQFAHIDDFYAPSERKMIETIRKMWGLSQRQVKYLELNQSLQKMTPLAPIKHSKKKINLGDDYTKALKQCAKVANQDFSLTKKYLKETKIILEVLEKTIIRQLDYHKNHNSQFKNETYKDILKQLEATQQSLNTEINKQIDQAIDSLHAKERSLKYFTIAFMGRTKAGKSTLHAVMTGEGWEAIGVGKQRTTRLNRVYELSDIRIIDTPGIGAPGGKSDEEIAQSVIDEADVICYVVTNDSIQETEFEFLKQLKEKSKPLIVLLNLKDNVKDSRRLQRFLKNPDKLFKKEGNDGIAGHISRIRRYAKEHYSNDYFPIIPVMLLAAQISKEIEDKQQAEQLFKASRIDDFFTAIRESIIDYGSIRRSQTLLGSTVGNIEQPNQWIKKELESYQNLTNTLKDQSVNVQKNIKQAQKDSRLLLKQRIDETFETAIQTIPSFAEDYWNADADTLQREWARKMNQIKLDKRVENSYKEAGQQFNEVVKDILDEVEQELILMSNLNGHKFKFSQQDSNDFWRMALKFGGGLLAVGAGLVALFFPPFAVILGGVAFGGGILNALGGFMKSKSEKRKKAVNNISDNLRSQLKEQQEETVEKMCNEFDTNCLKLKQTINTYFKNYFEIFKELYECFILRNKDLFENCDSLNCAYSKRIIDYSRQKYEPLTENNINKIIVKVDRKFGDEIKIQTQHFLNLKVNQSQLEQILQEKISIIDLQGKSLLK; encoded by the coding sequence ATGTTTGAATTAATTAATGGTAATGCTCAAAAGTTAGACTATTCTTTTTTATTACTGACTCATTTAATGTGTGCAGATCAACAGATACATAATAAGGAGTGGCAGTATTTAAAACAAGTTGAAAATACACTGATGGTAAGCGTATTTACTAAGGAAGAACAAGATAAGATAATCACACAAGATGAAACTATGTTATCTGTTGAAACGGTTGCTCAAAAAATAGCCAAAACTGAATACGATTCCTTGATTAAACAATTAGTACAATTTGCTCACATTGATGATTTTTATGCACCGTCAGAACGTAAAATGATTGAGACTATTAGAAAAATGTGGGGGTTAAGTCAGAGACAAGTTAAATATTTGGAGTTGAATCAGTCATTGCAAAAGATGACTCCATTAGCCCCTATAAAACACAGTAAGAAAAAAATCAATTTAGGAGATGATTATACAAAGGCACTTAAACAATGTGCTAAAGTTGCAAACCAAGATTTTTCTTTAACTAAAAAATACTTAAAAGAGACAAAAATTATTCTTGAAGTATTAGAGAAAACAATTATCAGACAACTTGATTATCATAAAAATCATAATAGTCAATTTAAAAATGAAACTTACAAAGATATCCTTAAACAATTAGAAGCAACTCAACAGTCATTAAATACGGAAATTAACAAACAAATCGATCAAGCTATTGATTCTCTCCATGCAAAAGAACGTTCTCTTAAATATTTTACTATTGCTTTTATGGGAAGAACTAAAGCAGGTAAAAGTACACTCCATGCAGTCATGACGGGAGAAGGTTGGGAAGCAATAGGTGTAGGAAAACAACGCACTACTCGTTTAAATCGTGTTTATGAATTGTCAGATATTCGGATTATTGATACTCCTGGAATTGGTGCGCCTGGTGGAAAAAGTGATGAAGAAATTGCTCAAAGTGTTATTGATGAAGCTGATGTTATTTGTTATGTAGTCACTAATGATAGTATTCAAGAAACAGAGTTTGAGTTTCTAAAACAATTAAAAGAAAAATCAAAACCCTTAATTGTTTTACTCAATCTCAAAGATAATGTAAAGGATAGTCGGCGGTTACAACGTTTTCTAAAAAATCCTGACAAATTGTTTAAAAAAGAAGGTAACGATGGTATAGCAGGTCATATTTCCAGAATTCGACGCTATGCTAAAGAGCATTATAGTAACGACTATTTTCCTATTATTCCTGTGATGTTATTAGCCGCACAAATATCTAAAGAAATTGAAGATAAACAGCAAGCAGAACAACTTTTCAAAGCCAGTCGAATAGATGACTTTTTTACAGCTATTCGTGAATCAATTATAGATTATGGAAGTATTAGGCGATCGCAAACTTTATTAGGTTCAACGGTTGGTAATATTGAACAACCCAATCAATGGATTAAAAAAGAATTAGAAAGTTATCAAAACCTAACTAATACTTTAAAAGATCAATCTGTAAACGTCCAAAAAAATATTAAACAAGCTCAAAAAGATTCAAGATTATTATTGAAGCAAAGAATTGATGAAACCTTTGAAACAGCAATTCAAACAATTCCTTCCTTTGCAGAAGATTATTGGAATGCTGATGCAGATACACTACAACGAGAATGGGCAAGAAAGATGAATCAGATTAAGTTGGATAAGCGAGTTGAAAACAGTTATAAAGAAGCTGGTCAACAATTTAACGAAGTTGTTAAAGATATCTTGGATGAAGTTGAACAAGAATTAATATTAATGTCTAACTTAAATGGTCATAAGTTTAAGTTTTCTCAACAAGATTCTAATGATTTTTGGAGAATGGCGTTAAAATTCGGAGGAGGTTTATTAGCAGTTGGAGCAGGATTAGTAGCATTATTTTTCCCACCATTTGCTGTTATTTTAGGAGGGGTTGCTTTTGGAGGAGGTATTTTAAATGCCTTGGGTGGTTTTATGAAATCAAAATCTGAAAAACGAAAAAAAGCAGTTAATAATATTTCTGATAATTTAAGAAGTCAACTTAAAGAACAACAAGAAGAGACTGTTGAAAAAATGTGTAATGAGTTTGATACTAATTGTCTTAAACTTAAGCAGACAATCAATACTTATTTTAAAAATTATTTTGAAATTTTTAAGGAGCTTTATGAGTGTTTTATCCTAAGAAATAAAGATTTATTTGAAAATTGTGATTCTTTAAATTGTGCTTATTCTAAACGAATAATTGATTATTCTCGTCAAAAGTATGAACCGTTAACTGAAAATAATATCAATAAAATTATTGTGAAGGTTGATAGAAAATTTGGTGACGAAATAAAAATTCAAACTCAACACTTTTTAAATTTAAAAGTCAACCAATCTCAACTGGAACAAATTTTACAAGAAAAGATTTCTATCATTGATTTACAAGGAAAGTCTTTACTCAAATAA
- a CDS encoding RuBisCO accumulation factor 1, whose product MNHHPEETSPQLSEEQAQELMRSLLHKEGTWVDWGKTCQQLQKAGYNSQTLFEKTGFQASQQNLIIVAAQVYESLVNTEVSEDLLSYYRGPKSDVLYELRILNQTQRAIVAQLAKDKTLDAIETKEVAKTFQTFSLMPQLPPGFTLHPGDAMAYQAWKQAKQKKDLQARTRLIAKGLKYAFSNTAREAIEKLLSDFTVTPERSAPLMPLYRVQNQEEISRIVPLAGTLPLSKNEVLGVKKLDIVSPFNSVTHHNTGSVVPLPSWQAVLTAVDPVAILCQSDRLPQSLTGKPEEVLVLIDRSQTNWDDQSYFLVEEAEELTFKWFAEQPSTPLLGKVIIVLRPKKIFDENNLLEPWQMDD is encoded by the coding sequence ATGAACCATCACCCCGAAGAAACATCACCACAGCTTTCTGAAGAACAAGCTCAAGAATTAATGCGATCGCTTCTCCACAAAGAAGGAACCTGGGTAGACTGGGGAAAAACCTGTCAACAGCTACAAAAAGCAGGCTATAACAGTCAAACCCTCTTTGAAAAAACTGGGTTTCAAGCCAGTCAACAAAATTTAATTATCGTGGCTGCTCAAGTGTACGAGAGTTTAGTGAATACTGAAGTGTCCGAAGACTTGTTAAGTTACTATCGTGGACCGAAAAGTGATGTTCTCTACGAACTACGGATCTTAAACCAAACTCAACGAGCGATCGTCGCACAATTAGCTAAAGATAAAACTTTAGACGCAATAGAAACAAAAGAGGTAGCTAAAACCTTTCAAACCTTCTCTTTAATGCCTCAACTGCCTCCAGGGTTTACCCTTCATCCTGGAGACGCAATGGCTTATCAAGCTTGGAAACAAGCAAAGCAAAAAAAAGACCTTCAAGCGCGCACTCGTTTGATCGCTAAAGGATTAAAATATGCTTTTTCCAACACCGCCAGAGAAGCCATTGAAAAATTGCTCAGTGATTTTACTGTAACGCCTGAACGCAGCGCACCTTTAATGCCCCTCTATCGAGTTCAAAACCAAGAAGAGATATCCCGTATCGTTCCCTTGGCTGGAACCCTTCCCTTGAGCAAAAATGAGGTGTTAGGAGTCAAAAAATTAGACATCGTTAGCCCCTTTAACTCTGTTACTCACCATAACACAGGGTCAGTGGTTCCCCTACCGAGTTGGCAAGCTGTCTTAACTGCAGTTGATCCAGTAGCTATTTTATGTCAAAGCGATCGCCTACCTCAGTCTTTAACAGGGAAACCAGAGGAAGTTTTAGTCTTAATTGATCGTAGTCAAACGAACTGGGACGATCAGAGTTATTTCTTGGTCGAAGAAGCAGAAGAATTAACCTTTAAATGGTTTGCTGAACAACCGTCTACTCCCTTATTAGGTAAAGTTATTATTGTTTTAAGACCTAAAAAGATTTTTGATGAAAATAATTTGTTAGAACCCTGGCAAATGGATGATTAA
- a CDS encoding DUF6439 family protein, giving the protein MSSMSEVFQTESLQSVSSLELAQALAQQLSITPNDWHRLKGDRQAQAKQQLATALVFLLNNQPDEALAHINQAAGWLDRSVSPLPCPGHGTKG; this is encoded by the coding sequence ATGTCTTCTATGTCTGAAGTTTTCCAAACCGAGTCACTACAATCCGTTTCCTCCCTAGAACTCGCTCAAGCTCTAGCGCAACAGTTAAGTATTACTCCCAATGATTGGCACCGGCTTAAAGGCGATCGCCAAGCACAGGCAAAACAGCAATTAGCAACGGCTTTAGTGTTTTTGCTCAACAATCAGCCCGATGAAGCTTTAGCCCACATTAACCAGGCTGCTGGATGGCTGGATCGCTCAGTCTCTCCCCTTCCTTGTCCTGGCCATGGAACGAAAGGCTAA
- a CDS encoding LeoA/HP0731 family dynamin-like GTPase, producing the protein MTTFKAAAIANLFETTITKFRELLDTTNQLEIKQKLDKELEQHQEQTFLTVAFVGQYSAGKSTIISALTGKRDIKIDADIATDKTTSYDWNGIKVIDTPGLFTDRKDHDQITYDAIHKADLLIFSLTYMLFDSITVENFKKLAYDQGYDWKMMLVINKMSNEAGEEAEKINNYRHSLAEAINPHYLNDFPVCFIDAKDYCEGIDEEDDFLLEMSRFPTFIDELNNFVQAKGSLARFDTPVRISLSYIDEVQLQLMRDSDEDAAFFHILNQLSRKVRKERNKLRNEVQSIILRLTSVICTEGNNLAAAVGDKNFETLNKQAELNVQKYYEKAENELQELFESAVEEIRDEVRKVFESNFAQTFFTYLENNFSFHQKHPDDGINIEQLKNQFNGLKNIAETVGLEIGKLATRNFMKIPSKPGFLKGIDVIGGDVHKGVLQVGKVVGFKFKPWQAVRFAKNIGNAAKFLGPVLGVVALGIDVLDEKQEMKREKQMSDCRREINSTFQSVAKDLENQIHIQLNDFEKQVYNEIEQQIKKVRQQQEDAVSASNINVQKLTEIRKEFELILKEISETIN; encoded by the coding sequence ATGACTACTTTTAAAGCTGCTGCGATCGCTAATCTTTTTGAAACAACAATCACTAAATTTCGTGAGTTACTAGACACCACTAACCAACTAGAAATTAAACAAAAATTAGATAAAGAATTAGAACAACATCAAGAACAAACTTTTTTAACCGTTGCATTTGTCGGACAATATAGCGCAGGAAAATCAACTATCATTTCTGCATTGACAGGAAAAAGAGATATTAAAATTGATGCAGATATCGCTACTGATAAAACCACATCTTATGATTGGAATGGAATTAAAGTCATTGATACTCCTGGACTTTTTACAGATCGAAAAGATCACGACCAAATTACTTATGATGCTATTCATAAAGCAGACTTACTCATTTTTTCTCTCACTTATATGTTGTTTGATTCTATTACAGTTGAGAACTTTAAAAAGTTAGCTTATGATCAAGGATATGATTGGAAAATGATGTTAGTGATTAATAAAATGTCAAACGAAGCAGGAGAAGAAGCAGAAAAAATAAATAACTATCGTCACAGTTTAGCAGAAGCAATTAACCCCCATTATCTTAATGATTTTCCTGTGTGTTTTATTGATGCCAAAGATTATTGTGAAGGAATAGATGAAGAGGATGATTTTCTTTTAGAAATGAGTCGGTTTCCTACTTTTATTGATGAATTAAATAACTTTGTACAAGCTAAAGGTTCTCTTGCTCGTTTTGATACTCCTGTAAGAATTTCTCTGAGTTATATTGATGAAGTACAATTACAATTAATGCGAGACTCAGATGAAGATGCAGCTTTTTTCCATATTCTCAATCAATTATCTCGTAAAGTTCGGAAAGAACGTAATAAGTTACGTAATGAAGTACAAAGTATTATCCTCAGATTAACATCAGTAATTTGTACTGAAGGTAATAACTTAGCAGCAGCAGTAGGAGATAAAAATTTTGAAACTCTCAATAAACAAGCAGAATTAAATGTTCAGAAATATTATGAAAAAGCAGAAAATGAACTACAAGAGCTATTTGAATCTGCTGTTGAAGAAATTAGAGATGAAGTAAGAAAGGTTTTTGAATCTAATTTTGCTCAAACTTTTTTTACTTATCTTGAAAATAATTTTTCGTTTCATCAAAAACATCCTGACGACGGAATTAATATTGAACAATTGAAAAATCAATTCAATGGACTCAAAAATATTGCAGAAACCGTAGGATTAGAAATAGGAAAATTAGCAACTCGAAACTTTATGAAAATTCCCAGTAAACCAGGATTTTTAAAAGGTATAGATGTGATAGGAGGCGACGTTCATAAAGGAGTTTTGCAGGTGGGAAAAGTTGTCGGATTTAAGTTTAAACCTTGGCAAGCGGTTCGTTTTGCTAAAAATATTGGTAATGCTGCTAAATTTCTTGGGCCAGTTTTAGGGGTTGTTGCATTAGGAATTGATGTCTTAGACGAAAAACAAGAAATGAAAAGAGAAAAACAAATGTCTGATTGTCGTCGTGAAATTAATAGTACATTTCAATCTGTTGCTAAAGACTTAGAAAATCAAATACACATTCAACTCAATGATTTTGAAAAACAAGTTTATAATGAAATAGAGCAACAAATTAAGAAAGTGCGTCAACAACAAGAAGATGCTGTTTCTGCTTCTAATATTAATGTTCAAAAACTAACAGAGATTCGTAAAGAATTTGAGCTAATTCTAAAAGAAATTAGTGAAACAATTAATTAA
- a CDS encoding DUF3120 domain-containing protein has product MTTHSLTSSDHASAGEPFFSRPIVKNWLTFLAAGFLVSVPVFIEAPLVRFCPEISVIMTGGWLWLAFYLMKRPKTHLWGDLLFGFSWSWLAGAIYWGWFRWEPFIHLPIESIGIPIAVWCLWRGWGQVGNFFYVGSLLGTAITDAYFYVTGLIPHWRQLMQVDPSLATPIFQSALEQVQTPWGTSWAVVLANGLLGMGLWAMQKSDHHWWALAGAVLSTILVDSLFWFAASFA; this is encoded by the coding sequence GTGACCACTCATTCTTTAACGTCCTCAGATCATGCCTCTGCGGGTGAACCGTTTTTCAGTCGCCCAATAGTCAAAAATTGGCTAACATTTTTAGCTGCCGGTTTTTTGGTGTCTGTTCCCGTATTTATAGAAGCCCCCTTAGTGCGTTTCTGCCCTGAAATCAGCGTGATCATGACGGGGGGATGGTTATGGTTAGCTTTTTATCTGATGAAGCGACCCAAGACCCATTTATGGGGAGATTTGTTATTTGGGTTTAGTTGGAGTTGGCTAGCCGGTGCGATCTATTGGGGTTGGTTTCGTTGGGAACCCTTTATCCATCTTCCCATCGAATCTATCGGCATTCCTATTGCTGTGTGGTGTCTGTGGCGAGGATGGGGACAAGTGGGTAATTTCTTTTATGTTGGTTCCCTGTTAGGAACTGCTATCACCGATGCTTATTTTTATGTGACGGGACTGATTCCCCATTGGCGACAACTGATGCAAGTTGACCCCAGTCTAGCCACCCCTATTTTTCAATCCGCATTAGAACAAGTGCAAACCCCTTGGGGAACCAGTTGGGCAGTGGTATTAGCCAATGGACTATTAGGTATGGGTTTATGGGCCATGCAAAAATCCGATCATCATTGGTGGGCGTTAGCGGGTGCGGTATTAAGTACAATCTTAGTAGATAGTCTATTTTGGTTTGCTGCTTCTTTTGCGTAA
- a CDS encoding Uma2 family endonuclease, protein MELITTGEDHQRIKTILGFLIELYLCEKEIDYLPVGSATREAEIKGASFQPDESYYLDKTRKNPDLAIEVIFTSGGINKLEKYKRFEVTEVWFGQNNQLSIYYLNNGEYKQVNHSIVLPELDINVLVKCVSLPSRPQAKKIFMEGLR, encoded by the coding sequence ATTGAACTGATAACAACAGGAGAAGATCATCAAAGAATTAAAACGATATTAGGTTTTTTAATTGAACTTTATTTATGTGAAAAAGAGATTGACTATCTTCCTGTCGGAAGTGCAACCCGTGAAGCAGAAATAAAAGGCGCATCTTTTCAACCTGATGAATCTTATTATCTCGATAAAACTAGAAAAAATCCTGATTTAGCGATAGAAGTTATCTTCACCAGTGGAGGAATTAATAAGTTAGAAAAATATAAACGCTTTGAGGTTACTGAAGTTTGGTTTGGGCAAAATAATCAGTTATCAATTTACTATTTGAACAATGGCGAATATAAACAGGTTAATCACAGTATTGTATTACCTGAATTAGATATTAATGTGTTAGTAAAATGCGTTAGTTTGCCTTCTAGACCACAAGCTAAAAAGATTTTTATGGAAGGGTTAAGATGA